One part of the Solanum dulcamara chromosome 3, daSolDulc1.2, whole genome shotgun sequence genome encodes these proteins:
- the LOC129883755 gene encoding uncharacterized protein LOC129883755, which produces MVMNRRIIQHFLFVLFLCLMNYDGIRGTKLLNKPPIKTIKTEYGDIYDCVDFYDQPAFHHPLLKNHNYHPRMKPSLFVKESDPIASTSDTFQSMGLPDGGCPSGTVPIRRYSKEDFNRHKLLPPPERDNDSKTRRIKPLKGYKVAIVTTEDNPHNQFGGASMIAAIYNPRSTGQQHSGCRLKLIKGKNIIQTGWRVDPTLYGDNKTRLFVHFDDGTNSCFDLLCPSFVIVNEQVTFGQAFPHISNIHGKHYDMTFQIRWDYGKGNWWLFLDDVAMGFWPKEVFEDFWNFATRVEWGGVVYSPAGVVEPPMGSGLYPLMKSATVNAYCRVVTLLDGKGENIDILGSKLPTFSTTPTLYGVVDVPDYGAYDHNHTILYGGPGEI; this is translated from the exons ATGGTGATGAATCGAAGGATTATACAACATTTTTTGTTTGTGCTCTTTCTATGTTTGATGAATTATGATGGGATTCGAGGCACAAAACTCCTTAATAAGCCTCCAATTAAAACGATCAAG ACTGAATATGGTGATATATATGATTGTGTGGACTTTTACGATCAACCTGCATTTCATCATCCTTTATTAAAGAATCACAATTACCATCCTCGG ATGAAACCCTCTTTGTTTGTGAAAGAGAGTGATCCAATTGCATCGACAAGTGATACGTTCCAGTCAATGGGATTACCTGATGGAGGTTGTCCTTCTGGAACGGTTCCTATTAGAAGATACTCTAAAGAAGATTTTAATAGACATAAGCTTTTGCCGCCACCAGAA AGGGACAATGATTCCAAAACTAGAAGGATTAAACCTTTGAAAGGATACAAG GTGGCTATTGTTACAACTGAAGACAATCCACATAACCAATTTGGTGGAGCTTCGATGATAGCTGCTATATATAATCCTCGTAGTACAGGTCAACAACATAGTGGATGTCGCTTGAAacttataaaaggaaaaaatattatacaGACGGGTTGGAGA GTTGACCCTACTCTATATGGCGATAATAAAACTAGATTATTCGTACATTTCGAT GATGGTACAAATTCTTGTTTCGATTTGTTATGTCCTAGCTTTGTAATTGTAAATGAACAAGTCACTTTCGGTCAAGCATTTCCTCACATTTCGAACATTCATGGGAAACACTATGACATGACATTTCAGATAAGATGG gaCTATGGGAAAGGGAATTGGTGGCTATTCCTTGATGATGTAGCAATGGGTTTTTGGCCAAAAGAAGTATTTGAGGATTTTTGGAATTTTGCAACAAGAGTTGAATGGGGTGGAGTTGTGTACAGTCCAGCTGGAGTAGTTGAACCACCAATGGGTTCAGGGCTTTACCCTCTTATGAAAAGTGCAACAGTTAATGCATATTGCAGAGTTGTTACACTTTTAGATGGCAAAGGTGAAAACATTGATATATTAGGTTCTAAGTTGCCAACATTTTCAACAACTCCTACGTTATATGGTGTAGTAGATGTTCCTGATTATGGAGCTTATGATCATAATCATACCATCCTTTATGGTGGACCTGGTGAGATCTAA